From the genome of Spinacia oleracea cultivar Varoflay chromosome 2, BTI_SOV_V1, whole genome shotgun sequence, one region includes:
- the LOC110800540 gene encoding heat stress transcription factor C-1, whose amino-acid sequence MVSNMEQSGNMIAPFVMKTYQMVSDPSTDDLISWGRANNSFLVVEPLEFSQRILPSFFKHNNFSSFVRQLNTYGFRKVDTDRWEFANEWFLRGQKHLLRNIARKKHTNRPQYPHHQDTDDHELLVEIQRLRDEQRTLDNELIGMNRRLEATERRPQQMMAFLCKFVENPDILPRVMAERDRAKHLCGGSDEAPASPEKRRRLVMKSSSTSSSGMGHSYSEEDEDNNTFGAISRSHKNYEVDEFPHSPSSPYTCNSPMFLNRLPSSNNGQYNCVSVTSNPLPMDLGPNLDHLQMGMDNNIYFGHHPNYMSLKEENPPYPFSLLDGSF is encoded by the exons ATGGTAAGTAACATGGAGCAAAGTGGGAACATGATAGCGCCGTTTGTGATGAAAACGTATCAGATGGTGAGTGATCCATCAACAGATGATCTAATCAGTTGGGGAAGAGCTAACAATAGTTTTCTTGTGGTGGAACCTCTTGAGTTTTCGCAGCGGATTCTTCCCTCATTTTTCAAGCACAACAATTTCTCTAGCTTTGTTCGACAGCTTAACACCTAT GGATTTAGAAAGGTAGACACAGATAGGTGGGAATTTGCAAACGAGTGGTTCTTGCGAGGGCAAAAGCACCTTCTAAGGAACATTGCACGCAAGAAGCATACAAATCGGCCCCAATATCCCCACCATCAAGACACCGATGATCACGAGTTATTAGTTGAAATTCAACGGCTGAGGGATGAGCAAAGAACGTTAGATAATGAGCTTATAGGGATGAATCGACGGTTGGAAGCAACCGAGAGGCGCCCCCAACAAATGATGGCCTTCTTATGTAAATTCGTAGAGAATCCTGATATATTGCCACGTGTCATGGCGGAGCGAGACCGCGCCAAACACTTATGCGGTGGTAGTGATGAGGCACCCGCCAGCCCTGAAAAGCGGAGGCGACTCGTGATGAAGTCGTCCTCCACGTCGTCTTCCGGCATGGGCCACTCATATAGCGAGGAGGACGAGGACAACAACACCTTTGGAGCGATTTCACGGTCACATAAAAATTACGAGGTCGATGAATTCCCTCACTCTCCCTCGTCACCTTACACATGTAATAGTCCTATGTTTTTAAATAGGTTACCATCTAGCAATAATGGACAATATAATTGTGTTAGTGTTACTTCTAACCCATTACCTATGGATTTGGGTCCAAATCTTGACCATTTACAAATGGGTATGGACAACAATATATATTTTGGACATCATCCTAATTATATGTCCTTGAAAGAGGAAAATCCACCATATCCATTTTCACTTTTAGATGGGAGCTTTTAG